GGAACCCGTGATGAAGGAAGAGATGCAGAAGAGCAAAGAGATTGAGAAATAGGGGCGAGCGAGCGGGTgacctctttcttttcttaaaatgcTTGCCAACCCGTTTGCTTGGGTCAGGTGGATTGCCCACTTGGGCCCATATGGGGGTGGGTGGATAGGCCTTATGCTGGACCTGCCCAACAACCCTATTTAGGATATGCTTTTCACACAAATGATACCATTAGTGTAGATCTGCTTtcaagatgaaaagaaaaataaatgatataacttataagaaaaatgcaaagagagttttaaaaacacttataaatcaaattaaataaaaaacctaACTGacttttccatttattttctattgtttttgttatcatttttcaagttttttttttttttaacaaataaattgtttattaaGTGTTTTAGTATTGATTGGGCCCGTTTCAAATTGATCGTCAGACCATAAGCATATAGTCTTTATATAGCCTAGGCCTAAATATGGGCcattgaatatgaaatattataggGTGTTCGGACTTCGGACTAGGTGTAGACACTCGGGCCCagattacaaattaaattaatagtccaaatccatatttttataagaaattcaAAAGTTATCAGCCCACCTGAAATTGCGATTGATAAATTTTCCCTCCGATTCCGGAGAAAGAGCCCAAACGATCTCCTCCCGATTACCCGTACGCGCCACGAAATCCGAATTTCGGAACACAACGTCGGCCGCCTCCACGAACGACCGTAACTCCTCGCCAAGTATCCCGTGACCGCTGATCCGACATGCACCGTACTCCCTGGCCGACCTCAGTAGCCGATCGACGGACTCGCGGCCTCTCGACGCGAGCGATCGGACATCGATTTCCACCGGAACCGGATGACGTGTGCTCGGCGGAAACGCCAGGTGCGGAGGTTGCAGCGAGCTTTCGAGGTATTCAATGAAGGTCTCGTTGGCTGCGGAGCGAGAACCGGTGGCGGTGGGTATCGGAGACGGAGGTGGCACTGAGGTGGACGTGCGATTGGTGGGCATGGCGAACCACGTAAAATACAGtcggagaaaaagagaaaatgaggagGAGGTGGTGATGCGGGTATATATAAAGGCAGTTCAAGTCTTTGATCCAACTTTTGTAAAGAAAATGCAGGGCCGGGGGCCCTTTCCGTGGAGGATGGATGGTGATGGTGGTGGAGCACGTTAGGCGTAGTACGCACGTCTACGTGGTAAGCTGTAAGGAAACAACAGTCGATGGTCAGATTAATCGTGTTAAATAAGCTTTAATCCACCATGATCGTTCCCATAATCCAATCGTTTACCTCCAGGCAGCCTCTTTGTAAATTCATTTCTATCAAGATAATTAACAAACCGGGCATttctaattctaatataatattttaaaatatttcaaattttattcaattatttttctttttgcattaGGATTACGAGTATtatcccttaaaaaaaaaaggaaagagagaaagggaaaataaataatactacaAGATCATGATCATTacgattattaaaaaaaagaagaagaggaaaataacTAAAGGATGTATAGAATTAATATAAATGCCATGTTTAAATATGAATTGAGAGAGATGCATGTATACATTTTGAACGAAATGGCCATAGAAAAATACTGGATCATAGAACAACATTGGCAATAATTATCACCCTACATTTTGAACACAACCCATAATTCAAACCTGCGTCGACCTTGAACACAACCCATGAATCCGAATTATACATTAAGAGAATTGTCGAGAAAGAAAAAGTACCCTTGAAGACTAATGATATCGACATTAACATTTAGGAGCATTATCATGTTTTATAACGTACGTTATGATATAATATGGTTGAGTGAAATCATTCGTGTCTTTTTCCTCATGTGAAAATTGTTATTTATCAATATTAATGTAGATTAAACTAATTAGATGAATACTTGAGCTCTAGAGTGTAAAAGGGTTGGGTTCCTTGGACACCTCCATCTTGATGAATAATATTAGTGTTGTCCCCAGAAACGCACTTGAATTCTCCCTGTTGACTCCATTCCTGTAATCAAGAATTGAGTGAAATTCTCAGTTGGAGACGAGAAGATTTAAGATAAAGATGAGTAtcattgctatatatatatatattataaataatactgAAGGAATATTTAAGTTACCTCAAGCTGTTTTCCAATAATAACAACAATCCTGTCTGGGCCTTCTTTGAAAGACAGAAGACCTCGCTTGGATTGAATATAAAATTGACATTGCTCCATGGGAAGGTGGAAGCTCAGagcatgatcatgatcatcaccaAACGATTTGTCGTTTCTCTGATTATTTGGCAACGGTACTGGAATTGGATCTTGCTCCTCGAGGAGATCATTGTTGTGATGGTGTCTGTACAAGGTAACAGCGACGACTTCTTTCTGATCTTGCATAACCTTCCAAAATTTCTTATCATCCGCATTTTCTGTGAGAACTTGAATCAACTGTTTGGCTACTGCATCAAGTTTACTTGCAACATTCTCCATAATTTGGCtgcaaattataaaaaaggaaaatgaggaaTTTGGAGTGGAACCTTCATATATTGACAGATTTGGACTGGAACCTTCATATATAGAAGGTGTTGCTATATATGATACCTCTAATCCAAAAGTCCAAACCAAAAACTCTGTATCAAGCAAAGAAACATCAACTGCCGTTTACTCACGGCacataaacaaattaaatgaaTGATTATATTATAGAATAAATTCATGCATTATTTACAAGGGTTTTCACTGATTTCAAATGGATCCTGTTTTTCACAAAACCGTTCACATGAttagtagtattatatattgatcgggaaaagaaaaagtataaagcaaattaatttcaaaatgcCCTTCAATTTAAGCTAAGGTTATGATAAAAATACTCGTGTAATGTCATAACCAATCATGTAATGACATGTATTAGAAATGCACAGCTAACAACATACAATCATATACCATgtcaaagaagaaataaaaagtaaaatattataaaaatcacaCATATtaagttagaaaaagaaaataatttttctattggtaagtgttttatttataatttttgttcttgtttttctCAATTACTTCTAGTactctatttttatttgtgaTGGCCCCAACTCCTAAGTGCAGAAATGCAGAAATCGAGACTCTGGGATGATaataacacgggtcacacatcccaacgataagtgtcaagtgtgtatacatgcaacaTGTGTAAGATAAAAGACGTAGCAGATAAGTTAAAGTCAGTttactaagtaccaaaattgttAAATACAGATTCACTTAAATATAAGTatttcaaaagttattataGCTATccgattaaaacatatataaatcaaaatataataaccaaaAGCGGGAGATAAATCCCATTACACGAGAAAGTGATCCTCGATCACTCATCCGACCCGCATTCTTAGACTCTGCATCCTCATTTGCAATAAAATCTATAGTACCATGAAATGGTACTGCATGTAAGTAATAGACCAAACAgtccaagaaataaaaatagattcatGCAACAACAAATATGCGTACGcatgatgaaatatgcatgaaaccCCAAAACCTcaatttttcagaaaatgattattttctaaCGCATgctaaaaatctcatttggcccaaaaccatttctattaaaataaaccaTCGCCAtcttcccaaaaaatggcccaagtaaaaaaaaaaatccacaattttctaagaaaatggtccacataaatccatttatcCAAACCCcaacatttttccagaaaatgacccaaatatccaattaatattataggcaggaatcgcaggcaggactttaccaccatccttactgCGTGCactgtaacaacccgctagaaattcaattgtggaatttcttttgaccttaagaacctcgtgaaaattccgtaagtttacacgaatcgactaatcgcataggttttagcctgtcaacatagttagtgttatcactcactatggtgccagaaatgcgattttaattatttaaggtagttagaagtgtcagaatacattatagtctacaccactaggcttaattgaatatttaggatttttcagtactaagtttattacgtttatttttggagtgaatagtaatctcggtaaacgtactaaacgcagtgttttcaaaatcacagagtgaaatgtccaaattaggttagcgaaattttatttggatacttggcaagatcttaaccacacataacaaatagtattagatacttagcacaaagagaaaccattagatggaattgtgaaggaaatcaaggtgtgagatcatgacacctaagcaaaatacacatttggaaaatatcttaagaacatagatttaaaatacacatggaaagattttaaccaccttactcttccaagtctactccacatttagaaaatattttaagctaatttcgtggatattattgggtaaaaatattttgagttgatttttgtagatattattaggtaagagagtcctacactccactctcactccagtaagagagtcctacacttaactctcacttcgggtaagagagtcctacacttaactctcactccagcctcatctcttccatatcttatccacaagtatctccagccacccctccccacgaaattatcttcatttatgctttccattgaaagaataccaaacactctctctcggatagcttttaggagttcttttgcacacccatttcgaagcttttgtaagtgttttatcataaagtctctttcatataagttgtttctatttgagtctagtttccgtagatgtattttttgtatcattccatggtcatttggtcagtcaaaagtatttttaaccatggaaaggtcattctgggcgtgaatctggagagtaaggtatagtttggagtttttgaccaagctaatggatagatattggtccaaaatttttatggagtattgttaacatgtatatatgactattggttgaggatttttgcatgattaaaggttttgatgaaagattttcttagatttagaaacttagaaactggaagaggaaaaacagtttctgttttgagaaagtttaactctttggtggtctaaacctattctaatgactttaataattttattggaggatactaagtatcttatatacatgttatattattattttgaagatatttgatgttagtttcaaagatatgaaattttatgcaaagagatattcaaataagccaaagtgtggatattcttggctaaatttatgttttggttaatttctaaccatgtgatcttgaattagaagcttatatatgttttaggacatctttttaaaccatgtgatggtttggtttgaagatcatataattataagtcatagatcaagagatttatcaaaactagttgaggaaaaagtttatgtttttggactaagtgtaaaaccaaaaactccaaatgttattttgtgattttggtgactttagttcgatgatttaaagcatggttgatgttaggatgatattattaatatgttagaagtaagatttgatttttgaaattcttggagatgttttgatttaaggtcaaaacttgtgattcaagtgct
This sequence is a window from Carya illinoinensis cultivar Pawnee chromosome 9, C.illinoinensisPawnee_v1, whole genome shotgun sequence. Protein-coding genes within it:
- the LOC122277360 gene encoding uncharacterized protein LOC122277360 codes for the protein MATMRATTAVPSPSPIPTGKGSYSAANETFIKHLKNSLQPPKLEFPVRTHHLVPAEIHIRSLVSRGRGSVDRLLRSAGEFGACRISGHGISSEELRSLVEEAEGVFRNSCFVERKGGNREEIALTPTQHWEGEFTYPKFSQIMENVASKLDAVAKQLIQVLTENADDKKFWKVMQDQKEVVAVTLYRHHHNNDLLEEQDPIPVPLPNNQRNDKSFGDDHDHALSFHLPMEQCQFYIQSKRGLLSFKEGPDRIVVIIGKQLEEWSQQGEFKCVSGDNTNIIHQDGGVQGTQPFYTLELKYSSN
- the LOC122277134 gene encoding uncharacterized protein LOC122277134, whose protein sequence is MPTNRTSTSVPPPSPIPTATGSRSAANETFIEYLESSLQPPHLAFPPSTRHPVPVEIDVRSLASRGRESVDRLLRSAREYGACRISGHGILGEELRSFVEAADVVFRNSDFVARTGNREEIVWALSPESEGKFINRNFRWADNF